From Bacteroidota bacterium, the proteins below share one genomic window:
- a CDS encoding peptidoglycan synthetase — protein sequence MSQQPTSVHFIAIGGAAMHNLALALHQLGFRVTGSDDEINEPSRSRLQAAGLLPEAIGWFPDRLNYRPDAVILGMHAREDNPELQRARELGLRVYSYPEYLYEHSKNKTRVVIGGSHGKTTITSMILWVLQSLDRDFDYLVGAKLEGFDTMVRITNAPLIVLEGDEYLASPVDRRPKFHLYKADIALLSGIAWDHINVFPTYEQYFDQFRIYVEQVPPAGKVIYCQEDPEVNRLMHIAEVGAERVPYGIPAHRIENGRTILDTTIGPVPIEVFGKHNLMNLEGARLVCHALGVSDEQFYHAIASFRGAARRLEILASNDQCAVYKDFAHSPSKLKATTEAVRQQFPDRKLIALMELHTFSSLNEKFLDEYRGSMAAADEAWVYFNPHTIEHKRLPSISKDRVAKAFDRGDLQVFTDSADWLDQLRNRDLRGTVLLFMSSGTFDGISLEELARELTEKSLLPSA from the coding sequence ATGTCGCAACAGCCCACTTCTGTACATTTCATTGCGATCGGCGGAGCCGCGATGCACAACCTCGCGCTGGCCTTGCATCAGTTGGGATTTCGGGTGACGGGATCCGACGATGAGATCAACGAGCCGTCGCGTTCACGGTTACAGGCAGCCGGACTACTCCCGGAAGCGATTGGCTGGTTTCCCGATCGCCTGAATTACCGGCCCGATGCGGTCATCCTCGGCATGCACGCCCGTGAAGACAATCCCGAACTGCAGCGAGCCCGCGAGCTGGGGCTTCGGGTATATTCCTACCCGGAGTACCTGTATGAACATTCTAAGAACAAGACCCGGGTTGTCATCGGCGGTAGTCATGGCAAGACCACCATCACCTCGATGATCCTTTGGGTACTCCAATCGTTGGATCGCGATTTTGACTACCTGGTCGGCGCCAAGCTGGAAGGCTTTGATACCATGGTGCGGATCACCAACGCGCCTTTGATCGTGTTGGAAGGGGATGAATACCTCGCTTCTCCGGTAGATCGTCGTCCCAAGTTCCATTTGTACAAAGCAGATATAGCCTTGTTGAGCGGAATTGCCTGGGACCATATCAATGTGTTTCCGACCTATGAGCAGTACTTTGATCAGTTCCGAATCTATGTGGAGCAAGTGCCACCAGCAGGGAAGGTGATCTACTGCCAGGAAGACCCGGAAGTGAACCGGTTAATGCATATCGCCGAGGTCGGGGCGGAGCGGGTACCATACGGAATCCCCGCCCACCGGATCGAGAACGGGCGCACGATACTGGATACGACGATCGGTCCGGTACCGATCGAAGTGTTCGGAAAACACAACCTCATGAACCTGGAAGGTGCCCGGCTGGTCTGTCATGCCTTGGGTGTCTCGGATGAACAGTTCTACCACGCGATCGCCAGTTTCCGGGGAGCTGCACGGCGATTGGAAATCCTGGCATCGAATGATCAATGCGCGGTTTACAAGGACTTTGCCCATTCACCATCGAAATTGAAGGCCACTACCGAGGCTGTTCGTCAGCAGTTCCCGGATCGGAAGCTGATCGCACTGATGGAACTGCATACGTTCAGCAGCCTGAACGAGAAGTTCCTGGATGAGTACCGTGGCAGCATGGCGGCAGCGGACGAGGCCTGGGTTTATTTCAATCCCCATACGATCGAGCACAAGCGGTTGCCATCCATCTCGAAGGATCGAGTGGCAAAAGCCTTTGACCGCGGCGATCTTCAGGTATTCACCGATTCCGCTGATTGGCTGGACCAGTTGCGCAACCGGGACCTGCGTGGAACCGTTTTGCTATTCATGAGTTCGGGAACTTTTGACGGAATCTCTCTGGAGGAACTTGCACGGGAATTGACTGAAAAATCGTTACTTCCGTCTGCCTAA
- a CDS encoding DUF1573 domain-containing protein: protein MTRICCLLLVLLFQAYPLAAQRSLVASEPTTNDRFPKKVGNLRFSDSVLKLGKVRTNELRSDTLKVLNTATSSIRWELPKDVPTHLRISLSGEELASGSEGWIAIRYDAREKNDFGQVFDRLIFSTTDTDLPQKVITISANITEYFAPLSTEDSAVVQRSRIPETVFDFGTISQGTKVEHAFPVYNDGQRELILRRTRSACGCIKTVIAKQLLAPGDSTVIQLTYDSFGKEGKESRNFQLFQNDPAAPEIRFEVKGTVTK from the coding sequence ATGACCCGTATCTGTTGCCTCCTGCTGGTTCTCTTGTTTCAAGCATATCCATTGGCCGCCCAGCGCAGCCTGGTTGCTTCGGAACCTACCACCAACGACCGGTTTCCGAAAAAAGTGGGAAACCTTCGGTTCTCCGATTCTGTCCTGAAACTAGGAAAGGTGAGGACGAACGAACTGCGCTCGGATACCCTGAAGGTATTGAACACCGCAACGAGCAGCATCCGTTGGGAATTGCCGAAAGATGTTCCGACTCACCTGCGGATCAGCCTTTCTGGCGAAGAACTGGCATCAGGATCGGAAGGATGGATCGCCATTCGCTACGATGCACGAGAAAAGAACGATTTCGGGCAGGTATTTGACCGGCTTATCTTTTCCACTACGGATACCGACCTGCCCCAGAAGGTGATCACCATCTCGGCAAACATCACCGAGTATTTTGCTCCCTTAAGTACCGAAGATTCTGCGGTGGTCCAGCGTTCGAGAATTCCGGAAACCGTTTTTGATTTCGGTACGATTTCCCAGGGCACGAAAGTGGAGCATGCATTTCCTGTTTACAATGACGGACAGCGGGAATTGATCTTGCGACGTACGCGATCCGCTTGTGGTTGTATCAAAACCGTAATCGCCAAACAACTCCTGGCGCCGGGTGATAGTACGGTCATTCAATTGACCTACGATTCTTTCGGCAAAGAGGGTAAGGAGTCACGCAACTTCCAGCTTTTTCAAAACGATCCTGCAGCCCCGGAAATCAGGTTCGAGGTGAAGGGTACTGTCACGAAATAA
- a CDS encoding copper resistance protein NlpE N-terminal domain-containing protein: MFQHDHDKNSLRKRLIRVFIFLLILTACSNPTPEEQESDLPGPFLPSQTESYSGILPCNDCPGIRTSLTLFPDSLAYRLTEDFSVSGEQDSTMTRSGIYQIEYGLGEDTLAVVIRLDPASNQPAFFLLLGDSALEMLDAARSPQANPIAHRLRKNR; encoded by the coding sequence ATGTTTCAGCACGACCACGATAAAAACTCCCTAAGGAAGCGGCTTATTCGCGTTTTCATTTTTCTGCTAATCCTGACTGCCTGTTCCAATCCAACTCCTGAAGAGCAGGAATCCGACTTGCCCGGACCTTTCCTGCCGTCGCAGACTGAATCCTACAGCGGAATCCTCCCCTGCAACGATTGTCCCGGCATCCGGACCAGCCTGACGCTTTTCCCTGATTCGTTGGCGTATCGACTGACAGAAGACTTTTCGGTTTCCGGCGAACAAGATTCCACCATGACCCGATCCGGCATTTATCAAATCGAGTACGGCTTGGGAGAAGATACACTCGCGGTCGTGATTCGATTGGATCCAGCATCCAACCAACCTGCCTTCTTCCTTCTGCTCGGGGATTCCGCTCTGGAAATGCTGGACGCAGCTCGAAGCCCTCAGGCTAATCCGATTGCCCACCGGCTCCGGAAAAATCGGTAA
- the mgtE gene encoding magnesium transporter, translating into MVSAEEKELLAERFVTGNLYKLKHLTAMVQPEELAELINESPHIDVIKVFQVLDAEKAVKTFEHLDFERQEALLLSFSVDQLSSTLNALSPDDRTALFEKLPTETLRKYLSLLTAEERKTANQLLQYPEDSIGRLMTPDFISVKEHWTVQQALDYIRKYGKDSETLNIIYVTDEKGFLQDDIKVRDFLLAPLDLPISGLMDRTYVSLDARDDQEVAIEAFKQTDRVALPVTDFNGLLLGIVTVDDMVDVIEEEDTEDIQKFGGTEALEEPYLKVSLREMIGKRAGWLIILFLGEMLTASAMGYFEDELSKAVVLALFIPLIISSGGNSGSQAATLIIRAMALGEVTIETWWQVLRREFLSGLALGGILGVIGFLRIATWSLFTDIYGPHWVMLGLVVGFTLIGVVLWGTITGSMFPILLKRIGVDPAVSSAPFIATLVDVTGLVIYFGFAYLLLKGSML; encoded by the coding sequence ATGGTTAGTGCGGAAGAAAAGGAACTGCTGGCGGAACGTTTCGTCACCGGCAACCTCTATAAGCTGAAGCATCTCACTGCTATGGTTCAGCCGGAGGAACTTGCCGAGCTGATCAACGAATCCCCCCACATTGACGTAATTAAAGTGTTTCAGGTACTCGACGCCGAAAAGGCGGTGAAGACCTTCGAACACCTTGATTTTGAGCGTCAGGAAGCCCTCCTGCTGTCCTTCAGCGTGGATCAGCTTTCGTCAACCCTCAATGCCCTTTCCCCTGACGACCGGACGGCACTGTTCGAAAAGCTACCGACCGAAACGCTTCGGAAATACCTCTCCCTGCTGACTGCCGAAGAGCGGAAAACTGCCAACCAACTGCTCCAGTATCCCGAAGACTCCATCGGGCGACTGATGACGCCGGATTTCATTTCCGTCAAGGAGCACTGGACCGTGCAGCAGGCCCTCGATTACATCCGGAAGTATGGAAAGGACTCCGAGACCCTCAACATCATCTATGTCACCGACGAAAAGGGATTCCTGCAGGACGACATCAAAGTCCGTGACTTCCTACTCGCACCGCTTGACCTGCCGATCTCCGGGTTGATGGATCGAACTTATGTTTCACTCGATGCCCGGGATGACCAGGAAGTCGCGATCGAAGCCTTCAAGCAAACCGACCGGGTGGCCCTTCCGGTCACCGATTTCAACGGACTGTTATTGGGCATTGTGACCGTCGATGATATGGTCGACGTTATCGAAGAAGAAGATACCGAGGATATTCAAAAGTTCGGTGGTACCGAGGCACTTGAGGAACCGTACCTTAAAGTCTCGCTACGGGAAATGATCGGGAAACGAGCCGGTTGGCTGATCATCCTTTTTCTGGGTGAGATGCTTACGGCCAGTGCCATGGGGTACTTCGAAGACGAACTGAGCAAGGCCGTTGTATTGGCACTCTTTATTCCCCTGATCATATCTTCCGGCGGCAACAGCGGTTCCCAGGCGGCCACCCTGATCATTCGTGCCATGGCACTGGGCGAGGTCACGATCGAAACCTGGTGGCAGGTCCTGCGACGGGAATTCCTGTCCGGTCTGGCGCTCGGCGGCATCCTGGGCGTCATTGGATTCCTGCGCATCGCAACCTGGTCACTCTTCACCGATATCTATGGACCACACTGGGTAATGCTCGGCCTTGTAGTCGGATTTACATTGATAGGGGTCGTCTTATGGGGAACCATTACCGGCTCCATGTTCCCGATCCTGTTGAAACGCATCGGCGTCGACCCTGCCGTTTCATCCGCACCCTTCATCGCAACATTGGTCGACGTTACAGGGCTTGTTATTTACTTCGGGTTCGCATACCTGCTCTTGAAGGGTTCGATGCTTTAA
- a CDS encoding ABC-F family ATP-binding cassette domain-containing protein gives MNLLSVDRVSKAYGDKLLFQELSFGIARGEKVALIARNGTGKTTLLRILAGKDVPDSGEVTYRKDVRVAYLEQEPSFDGHRTVAELIFGDENPVVQLTRQYELALEQHSRENTPASARNLEEMTHRMDAANAWDYEARIRQVLGQLDIHDLDRKILGFSGGQQKRIALAKVLVEPSDLLILDEPTNHLDVEMVEWLEGYLGRANLSLLLVTHDRYFLDNVTDRILELDLGKIFAYDGNYAFFLEKKAEREEAESRTQDKLRNLFRTELEWVRRMPKARGTKSKARIDAFHDLKDRMGGKRKEDGLELDVKMNRIGGKIIELKKVYKAFGDRTILKGFDYTFRTGERVGIVGKNGCGKTTFLNIISGKEPPDSGKVNIGETVVFGFYSQAGLQVKEDKRVIEVVREHADVIQLADGSKVSAGQFLQLFQFPPSLQQTYVSKLSGGERRRLHLLTVLIRNPNFLILDEPTNDLDLLTLATLEEFLLHYRGCLVIVSHDRYFMDKLVDHLLVFEGEGKIRDYNGTYSELRIDQEEREKAADQAAVLERKAREQEAPVKETARKKLTYKERLEFERLESEIAALEAKKADLTGLLNGGSSDHAALSGWAHELESVMQQLDEKSMRWLELSELA, from the coding sequence ATGAATCTTTTATCGGTTGATCGTGTCAGCAAGGCTTATGGTGACAAACTCCTCTTCCAGGAGTTGAGTTTCGGGATCGCGCGTGGCGAGAAGGTAGCTTTGATCGCGCGGAACGGTACAGGCAAGACCACCCTGTTGCGCATTCTGGCCGGTAAAGACGTGCCGGATTCCGGTGAGGTCACGTATCGGAAGGATGTTCGCGTTGCTTACCTAGAACAGGAGCCCAGTTTCGACGGACATCGAACCGTCGCGGAGCTGATCTTCGGTGACGAGAATCCGGTAGTACAACTCACCCGGCAATACGAACTGGCGCTGGAACAACACTCCCGTGAGAATACGCCGGCAAGCGCGAGGAATCTGGAAGAGATGACACACCGCATGGATGCGGCCAATGCCTGGGACTATGAAGCCCGCATCCGTCAGGTCCTTGGACAACTCGACATTCACGACCTCGACCGAAAGATCCTGGGTTTCTCCGGCGGTCAGCAAAAACGAATCGCACTGGCCAAGGTGCTGGTAGAACCCTCCGATTTGCTCATCCTCGACGAGCCCACGAACCACCTGGATGTTGAAATGGTGGAATGGCTGGAGGGCTATCTCGGCCGGGCCAACCTCAGCCTGTTACTCGTGACCCACGACCGTTACTTCCTGGATAATGTCACCGACCGCATCCTCGAACTTGATCTGGGGAAGATCTTCGCTTATGATGGTAACTACGCGTTCTTCCTGGAGAAGAAGGCCGAACGGGAGGAAGCGGAATCCCGGACCCAGGACAAATTGCGTAACCTCTTCAGGACCGAACTGGAATGGGTCCGCCGGATGCCGAAGGCGCGTGGCACCAAGTCGAAAGCGCGGATCGATGCCTTTCATGATCTGAAAGACCGCATGGGTGGCAAGCGAAAGGAAGACGGTCTTGAGCTTGATGTGAAGATGAACAGGATCGGCGGGAAGATCATCGAGTTGAAAAAAGTCTACAAGGCGTTTGGCGATCGTACCATCCTGAAAGGCTTCGACTATACGTTCCGGACCGGTGAACGGGTCGGCATCGTCGGAAAGAACGGCTGTGGCAAGACCACCTTCCTGAACATCATCTCCGGAAAGGAGCCGCCGGACTCCGGGAAAGTGAATATTGGCGAGACCGTCGTATTCGGTTTCTATTCACAGGCGGGATTGCAGGTGAAGGAGGATAAACGAGTCATAGAAGTCGTTCGGGAACATGCCGACGTGATTCAACTGGCCGATGGCAGCAAGGTATCGGCCGGACAGTTTCTGCAGTTGTTTCAGTTTCCGCCTTCGTTGCAGCAGACCTACGTCTCGAAGCTGAGCGGGGGCGAGCGGCGACGTCTGCATTTGCTCACGGTGCTGATCCGCAATCCGAATTTCCTGATCCTCGACGAACCTACGAACGACCTTGATCTCCTGACCCTGGCCACGCTCGAGGAGTTCCTCCTGCATTATCGTGGTTGTTTGGTGATCGTTTCGCACGATCGCTACTTCATGGATAAGCTGGTGGATCACCTGCTGGTCTTCGAAGGCGAGGGAAAGATCCGGGATTACAACGGGACATATTCCGAACTGAGGATCGACCAGGAGGAACGGGAAAAAGCGGCGGATCAGGCAGCGGTGCTCGAACGGAAAGCGCGGGAACAGGAAGCACCGGTAAAGGAAACCGCCAGGAAGAAGCTCACCTACAAAGAACGGCTGGAGTTCGAGCGATTGGAATCGGAGATCGCCGCCCTGGAAGCAAAGAAGGCCGACCTGACCGGACTGCTCAACGGGGGATCTTCCGACCATGCCGCACTCAGCGGTTGGGCCCATGAACTGGAGTCGGTCATGCAGCAGTTGGACGAGAAATCCATGCGTTGGCTGGAGTTGTCGGAGTTGGCCTGA
- a CDS encoding MFS transporter, with translation MANDFFHQRDSFLAFRLPDFRKLLASKFLLTLGLQIQFVVLSWQVYEITKDPLSLGLLGLAEAIPAVGLALYGGYVADRNDRRVLLARIGFLQLCVSIGLFLLSRHYSQGGFAGTAMPLYAVMFLLGLLRGFYSPAQVALVGQIVPREAYANSAAWNSTFWHVAVVVGSSIGGLMLGFLGKQFSYGVVVALMLLSFLQVVRVPRQPYAPATRDETMGASIRSGLRFVFGNQMIFGAMVLDLVAVLFGGATAMLPVFASEVLGVGEKGFGFLRAAPFAGSVIMALYMTKHPPLRNAGKKLLWCVAGFSACMIAFALSKSFYLSLAILALSGAFDNVSVVIRATIVQLFTPNDMRGRVSSVSTMFISSSNELGAFESGFAAKLLGLVPSVVIGGSVAMGSVLAAGVWLPKLRKLQLHEPIPPA, from the coding sequence ATGGCGAATGACTTTTTTCATCAGCGCGATTCGTTTCTCGCATTTCGCTTGCCGGATTTTCGGAAACTGTTGGCTTCGAAATTCCTGTTGACGCTTGGCCTGCAAATCCAGTTTGTTGTATTGAGCTGGCAGGTGTACGAGATCACCAAGGACCCGCTGTCGTTGGGTTTGCTCGGACTGGCCGAGGCGATTCCGGCTGTCGGACTGGCCTTATACGGGGGCTACGTGGCCGACCGGAACGATCGCCGTGTCCTGCTGGCGCGGATCGGGTTTTTACAGTTGTGTGTGTCGATCGGTCTCTTCCTGTTGTCCCGTCATTACAGCCAGGGCGGGTTCGCCGGTACGGCCATGCCGTTGTATGCGGTGATGTTCCTGCTCGGATTGTTGCGGGGCTTTTATAGTCCGGCGCAGGTCGCATTGGTCGGACAAATCGTGCCTCGGGAAGCCTATGCGAACTCCGCGGCCTGGAACAGTACCTTTTGGCATGTGGCGGTGGTCGTGGGCAGTTCTATCGGCGGTCTGATGCTTGGTTTTTTGGGTAAGCAATTTTCGTACGGGGTCGTCGTAGCCTTGATGCTGCTATCCTTCCTACAGGTCGTGCGCGTACCCCGACAGCCATACGCGCCCGCGACGCGGGATGAAACGATGGGTGCAAGTATCCGCAGCGGATTACGTTTCGTGTTCGGAAATCAGATGATCTTCGGAGCGATGGTGCTGGACCTGGTAGCCGTGCTCTTCGGTGGGGCTACGGCGATGTTACCGGTCTTTGCCAGTGAAGTGCTCGGGGTGGGGGAGAAAGGATTCGGATTCCTGCGTGCGGCGCCATTTGCCGGTTCGGTGATCATGGCGTTGTACATGACCAAGCATCCGCCGCTGCGCAATGCCGGAAAGAAATTGTTGTGGTGTGTGGCCGGATTTTCCGCCTGCATGATTGCATTCGCCTTGTCTAAAAGTTTTTATTTGTCGCTGGCCATTCTCGCGTTGAGCGGAGCCTTCGATAACGTCAGCGTAGTGATCCGCGCTACGATCGTGCAGTTATTCACCCCAAACGACATGCGTGGACGCGTTTCCAGCGTAAGCACCATGTTCATCAGCAGTTCGAACGAGTTGGGGGCATTCGAGTCGGGTTTTGCCGCGAAATTGCTGGGGTTGGTTCCGTCGGTCGTGATTGGCGGCTCGGTTGCCATGGGCTCCGTACTGGCCGCCGGCGTCTGGCTGCCCAAGCTGCGCAAGCTCCAGTTACACGAACCGATACCGCCTGCCTGA
- a CDS encoding ABC transporter ATPase, with protein sequence MYVPLQELPKDARIWIFQSPRPLTPDEERWVREEAERFVSEWTAHNVALKAGYAIFDHHFLVLAIDERQAMASGCSIDKSVHLVRRVSEQLGVDLLDRMNFAFGEGEMLKVVPRKEFARLVESGEIGPKTVVYNNLIDRLSDLESAWKVPFAESWHRQLV encoded by the coding sequence ATGTACGTACCGCTGCAAGAGTTACCGAAAGACGCCCGGATCTGGATATTTCAGTCCCCACGTCCGCTGACACCCGACGAAGAACGCTGGGTTCGGGAGGAAGCAGAACGATTCGTTTCGGAATGGACGGCGCACAACGTCGCGCTGAAGGCCGGCTACGCGATCTTTGACCATCACTTTCTGGTATTGGCAATCGACGAGCGGCAGGCCATGGCCAGTGGATGTTCCATCGACAAGTCGGTGCACCTGGTTCGGCGAGTAAGTGAGCAGCTCGGCGTGGACCTGCTGGATCGGATGAACTTCGCTTTCGGGGAAGGGGAGATGTTGAAAGTGGTTCCCAGAAAAGAATTCGCCCGACTCGTGGAGTCAGGCGAAATCGGTCCGAAGACCGTGGTGTACAATAACCTGATAGACCGGCTGTCTGACCTGGAGTCGGCTTGGAAGGTGCCTTTTGCCGAGAGTTGGCACCGGCAGTTGGTCTGA
- a CDS encoding toxin-antitoxin system YwqK family antitoxin, with product MKKLLLPFLLATGLSVSAQKDNQMAPVKAPQPVKPVNPILRGEQVSGKIDTIATPDPLTPGRSQWTILNPNGSVKAQGFMRDGKRDGVWREYASSNNVLVKVEEYRDGHKNGAVLAFSAVGQVNLNETYLNDTLQGPRLTYSNNGRIKTMEHYVKGVLQGNRRSFYDDSKLQEDANYKNGVRDGVSKWFSSAGKPSIEYTYVNGELSGPAKLYDENGDLKQEGSFIAGDEDGEWKVYENKVLVKKLYYKKGEITREVPVKK from the coding sequence ATGAAAAAACTCCTGCTCCCCTTCCTGCTCGCAACCGGCCTGAGTGTCTCGGCTCAGAAAGACAATCAAATGGCCCCGGTCAAGGCTCCTCAACCGGTCAAACCGGTGAACCCGATCCTGCGTGGAGAACAGGTTTCTGGAAAGATCGATACCATTGCAACGCCCGATCCCCTGACTCCTGGTCGCAGCCAGTGGACCATCCTCAACCCCAACGGGTCCGTAAAAGCGCAGGGTTTCATGCGCGACGGCAAGCGCGACGGTGTCTGGCGCGAATATGCCAGCAGCAACAATGTGCTGGTAAAAGTCGAAGAATATAGGGACGGGCATAAGAACGGTGCCGTACTTGCTTTCTCCGCCGTCGGCCAGGTCAACCTGAACGAAACCTACCTGAACGATACCCTCCAGGGTCCACGCCTTACCTACAGCAACAACGGCCGCATCAAGACCATGGAACACTACGTGAAAGGCGTTCTGCAAGGCAATCGCAGGTCGTTCTACGACGACAGCAAATTGCAGGAAGACGCCAACTACAAAAACGGTGTGCGCGACGGGGTTTCGAAATGGTTCAGTTCAGCCGGCAAACCTTCCATTGAATATACCTACGTGAACGGTGAATTGTCGGGCCCGGCGAAACTCTACGACGAAAACGGCGACCTCAAGCAGGAAGGTAGTTTCATCGCGGGCGACGAAGACGGTGAATGGAAGGTCTACGAGAACAAAGTGCTCGTAAAGAAACTGTACTACAAGAAAGGTGAAATCACCCGCGAAGTGCCGGTGAAGAAGTAA
- a CDS encoding GNAT family N-acetyltransferase, which yields MAWTVEIAGVQDTEVVARIGRETFYETWRDYNTPEDMALYLQDAFDHDKVRKDLANSEVNTFFLVRDGARIGGYAKVRRDRIYPALEGTRPLEIERVYVFRELHGEGLAATLMGAIIRLAQEEGMDMLWLGVNIDNARAIRFYRKYGFEIFGSKLFQLGKALDEDYLMKAAVPVLKQQQ from the coding sequence ATGGCCTGGACAGTAGAAATTGCCGGAGTTCAAGACACGGAGGTTGTCGCCCGGATCGGTCGGGAGACCTTTTATGAAACATGGCGGGATTACAATACCCCGGAGGATATGGCGCTTTATCTGCAAGATGCCTTTGACCACGATAAAGTCCGGAAGGATCTCGCCAATTCGGAAGTGAACACTTTCTTCCTGGTACGTGATGGTGCGCGGATCGGTGGCTACGCCAAGGTTCGTCGCGACCGGATCTATCCCGCTTTGGAAGGAACACGTCCGTTGGAGATCGAGCGGGTGTACGTCTTCCGGGAGTTGCATGGGGAAGGATTGGCGGCGACGCTCATGGGTGCGATCATTCGTCTTGCGCAAGAGGAGGGCATGGATATGCTTTGGCTAGGGGTCAACATCGACAACGCGCGCGCGATCCGCTTTTACCGGAAATATGGTTTCGAGATCTTTGGCAGTAAACTGTTTCAGCTCGGCAAAGCGTTGGACGAAGATTACCTGATGAAGGCTGCGGTACCAGTGTTGAAGCAACAACAATAA